One stretch of Thermomicrobiales bacterium DNA includes these proteins:
- a CDS encoding type II toxin-antitoxin system prevent-host-death family antitoxin has product MTSVGVRELKEHTSEIVRRVRDNGETIDITYRGEVVATLVPKQKRSQGESDAFWERLDKLRQNLAAQMGPDPIDVVELLNVERMEISPDDEDLPPMRRAIS; this is encoded by the coding sequence ATGACATCGGTCGGCGTTCGTGAGTTGAAAGAACACACCAGCGAGATCGTGCGTCGCGTCCGGGACAATGGCGAAACCATCGACATTACCTATCGCGGTGAGGTTGTGGCGACCCTTGTGCCCAAGCAGAAACGCTCTCAGGGGGAGAGCGATGCCTTTTGGGAGCGACTGGACAAGCTTCGACAAAACCTTGCCGCACAGATGGGTCCGGATCCGATCGATGTGGTGGAGCTTCTGAACGTGGAGCGCATGGAAATCTCGCCAGACGACGAGGATCTCCCGCCCATGCGCCGGGCGATTTCGTGA
- a CDS encoding type II toxin-antitoxin system VapC family toxin, whose product MIVVDTSIWLAGVLPADVHFRETQPFMDLVRFGDVRLHVPAHFPAEFAGVLSRIRAPEQVIADILEMISSIQLFTLHSISLPLGLLAADIARHASIRGSDAVFLALAATLDLPLVTWDKQQRERGKLFCRTMTPVEAMEMAE is encoded by the coding sequence GTGATCGTTGTCGATACGAGTATCTGGCTTGCGGGGGTGCTCCCCGCAGATGTCCATTTTCGCGAGACCCAGCCGTTCATGGATCTCGTGCGCTTCGGTGATGTTCGCTTGCACGTTCCTGCGCATTTTCCGGCCGAATTCGCTGGGGTGCTTTCGAGAATTAGGGCGCCAGAGCAGGTCATTGCCGACATTCTCGAGATGATATCTTCGATCCAGCTGTTCACTCTTCATTCGATTTCATTGCCCCTGGGACTGCTGGCTGCCGACATCGCGCGGCATGCCAGCATTCGCGGTTCGGATGCCGTCTTTCTGGCGCTCGCAGCAACGCTCGATCTGCCGCTGGTTACCTGGGACAAGCAACAACGGGAGCGCGGTAAGTTGTTCTGCCGTACCATGACGCCGGTCGAAGCGATGGAGATGGCGGAATGA